A region from the Vicia villosa cultivar HV-30 ecotype Madison, WI linkage group LG3, Vvil1.0, whole genome shotgun sequence genome encodes:
- the LOC131659475 gene encoding uncharacterized protein LOC131659475, giving the protein MDTRNTIRVNFVRVPSELKELVLKVPGGSRFSERHGHLLNLVTSVFEEEMMSVLFQFFDPEHHCFTFPDYQLVPTMEEFSEMLHIPIIDQLPFTGLENIPNPGVMVATLHDLKKSEIENNWETRSGVKGFLARFLLEKARSFLDSMSYHAFEDIMALLIYGLVLFPNPNQFIDVHAIKIFLTRNAVPTLLGDILHSLHTSTMKKRGTLMCCMPLLSRWFISHLPRSVMRNDQGLKWPRRIMSLYHSDIRWCSLSKEMLLSPSVVDSALMCHF; this is encoded by the coding sequence ATGGATACTAGAAACACTATTCGAGTCAACTTTGTGAGGGTACCTTCTGAGCTAAAAGAATTGGTATTAAAGGTTCCTGGAGGTTCTCGCTTCAGCGAAAGACATGGTCACCTACTCAACTTGGTTACCTCAGTttttgaagaagaaatgatgagtgTGTTGTTTCAATTCTTTGACCCCgagcatcattgcttcacatttcccgATTATCAATTAGTGCCTACCATGGAGGAGTTTTCTGAGATGCTTCACATCCCCATTATAGATCAGCTaccgttcactggtttggaaaaTATTCCGAACCCTGGAGTCATGGTTGCTACTTTACATGATCTGAAGAAGTCTGAAATTGAGAACAATTGGGAAACAaggagtggagtcaagggtttcctTGCTAGGTTCCTACTTGAGAAGGCTCGATCGTTCTTGGATTCCATGAGTTACCATGCTTTCGAAGACATAATGgctttgctcatctatggtttggtgttgtttCCAAATCCTAACCAATTCATAGACGTACACGCCATCAAGATATTTTTGACTCGAAATGCAGTACCTACTCTGCTCGGAGATATTCTACACTCACTTCACACTAGTACtatgaagaagcgaggaactctcatgtgttgTATGCCTTTGCTgtctaggtggtttatttcgcaccttcctcGATCAGTGATGAGGAATGACCAAGGCTTGAAGTGGCCTCGGAGAATAATGTCGCTTTATCATTCTGATATTCGTTGGTGTTCTCTATCCAAGGAAATGTTATTATCACCGTCCGTTGTGGACAGTGCCCTAATGTGCCACttctaa
- the LOC131656974 gene encoding replication factor C subunit 3-like, giving the protein MASQQITEEAVYLCTGNPLPKDIDQISYWLLNEQYSESFKRINDMKTRKGLALVDIVREVTIDIRIKERRLNFQGP; this is encoded by the exons ATGGCCTCTCAGCAGATAACAGAAGAAGCTGTTTACCTTTGCACTGGAAATCCATTGCCCAAAGACATTGATCAAATATCTTACTGGCTTCTAAATGAACAATATTCAGAGAGCTTTAAAA GAATTAATGATATGAAAACAAGGAAAGGACTGGCCCTTGTTGATATTGTAAGAGAAGTGACAAT AGATATTAGGATCAAGGAGAGAAGGTTGAATTTTCAGGGCCCCTAA